In Chlorocebus sabaeus isolate Y175 chromosome 19, mChlSab1.0.hap1, whole genome shotgun sequence, a single genomic region encodes these proteins:
- the KLHDC7B gene encoding kelch domain-containing protein 7B produces MIQGTLEPDGPLWGWDWDSDNDWDSAVLALLALAVVAATALALHWFGSRHDQEAAGPVSTALGAQPHQAGGAELALQPKSKVSDGSEGQSPGQGKPESPGRGQRSPVPAAAPGGGPAAMARLPLKTAVEEARRGALGQQRGSATPTAPQAEGKEPPRPGTALLGRSGEGGMFAPLLIHFTPRSPGSQAEAQAETGGVRAPSRQAAGLAGQQDTGPWQAGAGPSGSLGRGRGRRRRMDAGSGDRARRPRKLDPLRLGAAGSVWDAVDEAAALDAHARGLPTGPPLAQEPAPPVLPAPRAPQPGSQTEGSGAEVGWSREALGVPAPGGGWPWASREVPGTRSFGPAPGSTRPWLDSPPLGRPLSTQGPGASGSNDAGQAGADGPRDDSPAADLGRTRPLEQAKPAAAFRSLSPSRSREPGALSASPPAAPGPGFPPEALTLPTPSPSDFLPLGVTQGPSVGKNLRAALAPSSASAQVLTSVSTSVLAPALASSPASVPTPDPTSTSSPTSAPTPAPTSAPTSTPAPAPSPATTPAPAPAPAPTPAPAPVPVPVPTLTSAPTPALTPAPTPAPTPAASPAPATSPAPAGGSKPQESVAVPRRYQEGQVSASWGNLTAMVLRSHPFPRQERPQGSVPRAVPGSPVDPSTSTHSEDRDGPSSSVGTVMGTGIGGLVEAGGQPQTRSSETNGTPSPDPPPGLRGEGTREKCLDSLSQAAVPRGPPQPPAQRPSGPVACSSVRLSQPVPQPRKRSRCEIAPTSQREVRPAASGHPPGEAPGEGGSPAGRSGALTEKQKEARKLLVFLQRPGSWGVVEGPRKPSSRALEPTTAAALRRRLDLGSCLDVLAFAQQHGEPGLAQETYALMSNNLLRVLGNPSLYRRLSAADRERILSLRTGRGQAVLGVLVLPSLYQGGRSGLPRGPRGDEPPVAAPVPLPPRSHLHVFNPRENTWRPLTQVPEEAPLRGCGLCTMHNYLFLAGGIRGSGAKAVCSNEVFCYNPLTNIWSQVRPMQQARAQLKLVALDGLLYAIGGECLYSMECYDPRTDAWTPRAPLPAGTFPVAHEAVACRGDIYVTGGHLFYRLLRYSPVKDAWDECPYSASHRRSSDIVALGGFLYRFDLLRGVGAAVMRYNTVTGSWSRAASLPLPAPTPLRCTTLGNTIYCLNPQVTATFTVSGGTAQFQAKELQPFPLGSTGVLSPFILTLPAEDRLQTSL; encoded by the coding sequence ATGATCCAGGGCACCTTGGAGCCAGACGGTCCCCTCTGGGGCTGGGACTGGGACAGTGACAATGACTGGGATAGTGCTGTGCTGGCCCTCCTGgcgctggctgtggtggctgccACAGCGCTGGCCTTACACTGGTTTGGCTCCCGGCACGACCAAGAGGCGGCAGGACCAGTGTCCACAGCCCTCGGGGCTCAACCTCATCAGGCAGGAGGAGCGGAGCTGGCCCTGCAACCGAAGTCCAAGGTTAGTGATGGCAGCGAGGGGCAGAGCCCAGGGCAGGGGAAACCGGAGTCCCCAGGACGCGGCCAGCGGAGCCCTGTCCCTGCTGCAGCCCCGGGCGGGGGCCCGGCCGCCATGGCCCGGCTTCCACTCAAGACAGCTGTCGAGGAGGCCCGCAGAGGGGCATTAGGACAACAACGGGGCAGTGCCACCCCCACAGCCCCCCAAGCGGAAGGAAAGGAGCCTCCCAGGCCAGGCACTGCCCTCCTGGGCAGGAGCGGAGAGGGGGGGATGTTCGCCCCCCTCCTGATCCATTTCACTCCTCGGAGCCCTGGCAGCCAAGCGGAGGCGCAGGCGGAGACAGGTGGTGTCAGGGCGCCCTCTCGCCAGGCAGCTGGCCTGGCGGGGCAACAGGACACTGGCCCCTGGCAGGCGGGCGCGGGGCCCTCGGGCTCGCTGGGGAGAGGCCGGGGCCGGCGGCGGAGGATGGACGCTGGCTCGGGAGACAGAGCCCGCCGCCCCCGGAAACTGGACCCGCTTCGCCTGGGCGCCGCAGGGAGCGTGTGGGACGCGGTGGATGAGGCCGCCGCCCTGGACGCCCACGCGCGCGGCCTGCCCACAGGACCCCCACTCGCCCAGGAGCCCGCACCCCCGGTGCTGCCCGCGCCCCGTGCCCCGCAGCCTGGGTCTCAGACGGAGGGCTCTGGGGCTGAGGTTGGCTGGAGCAGGGAGGCTTTGGGGGTCCCTGCCCCCGGAGGAGGCTGGCCCTGGGCCAGCAGGGAGGTCCCGGGCACCCGGAGCTTTGGCCCAGCCCCAGGCTCTACGCGCCCCTGGCTAGACAGTCCGCCTCTAGGACGCCCACTCTCGACCCAAGGGCCGGGGGCCTCGGGGTCCAACGATGCGGGCCAGGCCGGGGCTGACGGCCCCCGAGACGACAGTCCTGCCGCTGACCTGGGGCGCACCCGGCCCCTGGAGCAAGCAAAGCCGGCCGCAGCCTTCCGCAGCCTCTCCCCCTCCCGGAGCCGTGAGCCTGGCGCGCTCTCTGCCTCCCCGCCCGCAGCTCCCGGCCCGGGGTTCCCACCTGAAGCCCTGACTCTCCCGACCCCTTCTCCTTCAGATTTTTTGCCCCTGGGGGTTACCCAGGGTCCTTCTGTGGGCAAAAATCTCAGAGCAGCGCTAGCCCCAAGTTCAGCCTCAGCCCAAGTCTTAACTTCAGTTTCAACCTCAGTCCTagccccagccctggcctcaTCCCCAGCGTCAGTACCGACCCCAGACCCCACCTCAACCtcatcccccacctcagccccaaccCCAGCTCCAACCTCAGCTCCAACTTcaaccccagccccagctccaagTCCAGCTACAactccagccccagctccagctccagccccaactccagccccagccccagtcccagTCCCAGTCCCAACCCTCACCTCAGCCCCAACCCCAGCTCTAACCCCAGCTCCAACTCCAGCCCCGACCCCAGCCGCATCCCCTGCCCCAGCCACATCCCCTGCCCCAGCTGGCGGGTCAAAGCCTCAGGAGAGTGTGGCTGTCCCCAGGCGCTACCAGGAGGGGCAGGTCTCAGCCAGCTGGGGAAACCTTACTGCCATGGTTCTTAGaagccaccccttccccaggcAAGAGAGGCCCCAAGGGAGTGTCCCCAGGGCGGTTCCTGGGAGCCCTGTGGATCCCAGCACTTCCACACACTCTGAGGACAGAGATGGTCCCTCTTCTTCAGTGGGGACAGTCATGGGGACAGGTATAGGGGGCCTGGTCGAGGCTGGAGGTCAGCCACAGACAAGAAGCTCTGAGACCAACGGAACGCCCAGCCCAGACCCTCCCCCAGGCCTAAGAGGAGAGGGAACCAGGGAGAAATGTCTAGACTCGCTGTCCCAAGCTGCAGTGCCCAGGGGCCCCCCACAGCCCCCTGCACAGAGGCCGTCTGGCCCCGTGGCCTGCTCCTCTGTGAGGCTCTCACAGCCGGTACCCCAGCCACGGAAACGCAGCAGGTGTGAAATCGCCCCGACCTCGCAGCGGGAGGTCAGGCCGGCCGCCTCAGGGCACCCTCCAGGGGAGGCGCCGGGGGAGGGGGGCAGCCCTGCCGGCCGCAGCGGGGCGCTCACAGAGAAGCAGAAGGAGGCCCGGAAACTCCTGGTGTTTCTGCAGAGGCCCGGGAGTTGGGGGGTGGTGGAGGGGCCCCGGAAGCCCAGCTCCCGGGCCCTGGAGCCCACCACGGCGGCGGCCCTGCGGCGGCGGCTGGACCTGGGCAGTTGCCTGGACGTGCTGGCCTTTGCCCAGCAGCACGGGGAGCCCGGCCTGGCGCAGGAGACCTACGCGCTGATGAGCAACAACCTGCTGCGAGTGCTGGGAAACCCGAGCCTCTACCGCCGGCTGAGCGCAGCCGACCGCGAGCGCATCCTCAGCCTGCGGACCGGCCGGGGCCAGGCGGTGCTGGGCGTCCTGGTACTGCCCAGCCTCTACCAGGGGGGCCGCTCAGGGCTCCCCAGGGGCCCTCGTGGTGATGAGCCTCCTGTGGCGGCCCCTGTGCCCCTGCCTCCACGTTCGCACCTGCATGTGTTCAACCCCCGGGAGAACACCTGGCGGCCCCTGACCCAGGTGCCCGAGGAGGCCCCGCTCCGGGGCTGCGGTCTCTGCACTATGCACAACTACCTGTTTCTGGCGGGGGGCATCCGTGGCTCCGGTGCCAAGGCCGTCTGCTCCAACGAGGTCTTCTGCTACAACCCTCTGACCAACATCTGGAGCCAGGTTCGGCCTATGCAGCAGGCCCGAGCCCAGCTCAAGCTGGTGGCCCTGGACGGGCTGCTATATGCCAtcggtggcgagtgcctgtacaGCATGGAGTGCTACGACCCGCGTACAGATGCCTGGACCCCACGCGCGCCTCTCCCCGCAGGCACCTTCCCTGTGGCCCACGAGGCTGTGGCCTGCCGTGGGGACATCTACGTCACAGGGGGTCACCTCTTCTACCGCCTGCTCAGGTACAGCCCCGTGAAGGATGCTTGGGACGAGTGCCCATACAGTGCCAGCCACCGGCGTTCCAGCGACATCGTGGCGCTCGGGGGCTTCTTATACCGCTTCGACCTACTGCGGGGTGTGGGCGCAGCCGTGATGCGCTACAACACGGTGACTGGCTCCTGGAGCAGGGctgcctccctgcccctgcccgcccccaccccactgcGCTGCACCACCCTGGGTAACACCATTTACTGCCTCAACCCCCAGGTCACTGCCACGTTCACGGTCTCTGGGGGGACTGCCCAGTTCCAGGCCAAGGAGCTGCAGCCCTTCCCCTTGGGGAGCACAGGGGTCCTCAGTCCATTCATCCTGACTCTGCCCGCTGAGGACCGGCTGCAGACCTCACTCTGA
- the SYCE3 gene encoding synaptonemal complex central element protein 3, producing the protein MADADPEERNYDNMLKMLSDLNKDLEKLLEEMEKISVQATWMAYDMVVMRTNPTLAESMRRLEDAFVSCKEEMEKNWQELLHETKQRP; encoded by the exons ATGGCTGATGCTGACCCTGAGGAAAGAAACTATGACAACATGCTGAAAATGCTGTCAGATCTGAATAAGGACTTGGAAAAACTATtggaagagatggagaaaatcTCAG TGCAGGCAACCTGGATGGCCTATGACATGGTGGTGATGCGCACCAACCCCACGCTGGCCGAGTCCATGCGTCGGCTGGAGGATGCCTTCGTCAGCTGCAAGGAGGAGATGGAGAAGAACTGGCAAGAGCTGCTGCATGAGACCAAGCAAAGACCGTAG
- the CIMAP1B gene encoding ciliary microtubule associated protein 1B yields MGSDAWVGLWRPHRPRGPIAAHYGGPGPKYKLPPNTGYVLHDPSRPRAPAFTFGARLPTQQTTCGPGPGHLVPARMTVRGPDGAPAYSIYGRPRRSAPFLTPGPGRYFPERAGNATYPSAPRHTIAPRNWGVQAEQQSPGPGAYTVPSLLGPRVIGKVSAPTYSIYGRRAAGSFFEDLSKTPGPCAYHVVSPGVYKSRAPQFTMLARTSLPQDNTQKPGPAAYNVDQHRKPRGWSFGIRHSDYLAPLVTHADT; encoded by the exons ATGGGCTCGGACGCCTGGGTGGGCCTTTGGCGGCCACACCGGCCCCGCGGCCCCATCGCAGCGCACTACGGAGGCCCCGGGCCCAAATACAAGCTGCCGCCCAACACCG GCTACGTCCTGCATGACCCGTCGCGGCCCCGCGCCCCCGCCTTCACCTTCGGCGCGCGCCTCCCCACGCAGCAGACGACGTGCGGCCCCGGGCCCGGCCACCTGGTGCCCGCCCGCATGACCGTGCGCGGCCCCGACGGCGCCCCCGCCTACTCCATCTACGGCCGCCCGCGCCGCTCAGCGCCCTTCCTCACTCCGGGACCTG GCAGGTACTTCCCGGAGCGAGCGGGGAACGCGACGTACCCCAGTGCGCCTCGGCACACCATTGCTCCCCGAAACTGGGGTGTCCAGGCGGAGCAGCAGAGCCCAG gtCCCGGGGCCTATACTGTGCCCTCGCTCCTGGGTCCGCGCGTCATCGGCAAAGTCTCCGCCCCAACTTACTCCATCTACGGCCGCAGAGCGGCGGGCAGTTTCTTCGAGGACCTCAGCAAG ACCCCAGGCCCATGCGCCTACCACGTCGTGAGCCCGGGGGTCTACAAGTCCCGGGCCCCCCAGTTCACCATGCTGGCGCGGACTTCGCTCCCCCAAGACAACACTCAGAAGCCAGGGCCCGCGGCCTACAACGTGGATCAG CACCGAAAGCCCCGCGGCTGGAGCTTCGGGATCCGACACTCGGACTACCTGGCCCCGCTGGTGACCCACGCGGACACCTGA